In Wolinella succinogenes DSM 1740, a single genomic region encodes these proteins:
- a CDS encoding OsmC family protein, whose protein sequence is MLSQPLAEQSQHKSLFRLFLSAKNEVKLYTRNQSLTLKEVVSFDSKAPLPSSLELFITALASSYLLTLQKEAKKAKLSLGEMEAQLTCTLQNPLELLGVIGYEEEAEISAITGKLYLYTESDPLKLQSLCQKALEKSLIYRLLDQNRVSVSIEPHILCL, encoded by the coding sequence ATGCTTAGCCAGCCCCTAGCCGAGCAAAGTCAACACAAATCGCTCTTTCGTCTTTTCCTCTCCGCGAAAAACGAGGTCAAACTCTACACGCGCAACCAAAGTCTCACGCTCAAAGAGGTGGTCTCCTTTGATTCTAAGGCACCCCTCCCCTCTAGCCTAGAGCTCTTCATCACCGCTCTAGCGAGCAGCTACCTCCTCACCCTTCAAAAAGAGGCCAAAAAAGCCAAGCTATCCTTAGGGGAGATGGAGGCTCAGCTCACCTGCACACTCCAAAACCCCCTAGAGCTCCTAGGGGTGATCGGATATGAGGAGGAGGCAGAGATCAGTGCTATCACAGGTAAGCTCTACCTCTACACCGAATCCGATCCTCTCAAACTCCAATCGCTCTGCCAAAAAGCCCTAGAAAAGTCGCTCATCTATCGACTCCTCGATCAGAATCGAGTGAGTGTCTCTATTGAACCTCATATTCTTTGTCTGTAA